Proteins encoded within one genomic window of Couchioplanes caeruleus:
- a CDS encoding DUF4262 domain-containing protein translates to MTARQRDTGLRRIGEAIERCGVYLEFVPQPTPLETCWYTIGLTDHDHPELILFGLPPDISRPVLHTVAGDVIARRRTCVAGQRADDVLEGHQVQFVAVTEPDRHLPVAAQFYAGTGAALQALQLVWPDRYHRWPWQPGTHVDDMPVLGRHVSSG, encoded by the coding sequence ATGACGGCCCGACAGCGGGACACCGGGCTCCGCCGAATCGGCGAGGCCATCGAGCGCTGCGGCGTGTACCTGGAGTTCGTGCCGCAGCCGACTCCTCTGGAAACGTGCTGGTACACGATCGGTCTGACCGACCACGATCACCCTGAGCTGATCCTGTTCGGATTACCGCCGGACATCTCGCGCCCCGTGCTGCACACCGTTGCCGGCGACGTCATCGCGAGACGGCGGACGTGTGTCGCGGGTCAACGTGCCGATGACGTTCTCGAGGGACACCAGGTCCAGTTCGTGGCGGTGACCGAGCCGGATCGCCACCTGCCCGTTGCCGCGCAGTTCTATGCCGGCACGGGCGCCGCCCTACAGGCGCTGCAGCTCGTGTGGCCGGACCGGTATCACCGCTGGCCCTGGCAGCCCGGCACCCACGTGGACGACATGCCGGTCCTGGGCCGGCACGTCTCATCCGGCTGA
- the rph gene encoding rifamycin-inactivating phosphotransferase — protein MIEQYVRDLQDVDETQVAVVGGKGAHLGALSRIDGVRVPAGFCVTTGAFRRIVAQAPAIDDRLDRLSRLDPDDREAIRVLSAEIRRTIEGTAIPGDLAAAITRALSRLGEQAAYAVRSSATAEDLPTASFAGQQDTYLNVVGPAAILRHVGGCWASLFSERAVAYRLRNGFDHRTVHMAVVVQRMVFPNAAGILFTADPVTGNRKVSTVDAGFGLGEALVSGLVNPDVYKVRDGEVVAKAVGTKRLAIHASPAGGTQEQAVDPGRQDRPALTDAQVVRLTQLGRRIEAYFGRPQDIEWCLADGDFQIVQSRPITTLFPVPAAQDGENHVYLSVGHQQMMTDPMKPLGVSVWQLTAMAPMLEAGGRLFVDATPRLASPVSRAGFLEMMGKSDPLIRDALETILDRGFVPELPDGGPGGPPAGGPSASIEADPAIVTELIERSQESIAALRRDIATTTGAALFDFLLEAFQEHKRILGDPLSIQAIMAGMEATWWLNDRLEEWLGEKNATDTLTLSAPGNITSEMGLALLDVADVIRPHPEVVAFLQGVEDDGFLAELPRLTGGAEARDAIETYLDRYGMRCVGEIDITRPRWRERPTTLVPVLLDHIRNFEPGAAGRRFEQGRQTAQNRAQEVLERLRTLPDGKRKAAETERMIDRVRTFIGYREYPKYAIVSRYFVYKQALLAEAERLVQAGVTSEKEDVFYLTFPEYHDVVRAQQVDVELIQRRKDEFRSYHALTPPRVLTSDGEVITGAYRRDDVPPGALIGLPVSAGTVEGRARVILDLAQADLEPGDILVTAHTDPSWTPLFVAAAGLVTEVGGLMTHGTVIAREYGLPAVVSVVDATRLIPDGQRIRVHGSDGYIELLLDRPLTGRVESAG, from the coding sequence ATGATCGAGCAGTACGTGCGGGATCTTCAGGACGTCGACGAGACGCAGGTCGCGGTCGTCGGCGGCAAGGGCGCGCATCTAGGGGCGCTGTCGCGGATCGACGGCGTCCGCGTGCCGGCCGGGTTCTGCGTGACGACGGGGGCCTTCCGGCGGATCGTGGCGCAAGCGCCGGCGATCGACGATCGACTCGATCGGCTGTCGCGCCTGGATCCGGACGACCGGGAGGCGATCCGCGTGCTCAGCGCGGAGATCCGCCGGACCATCGAAGGGACTGCCATCCCGGGCGATCTGGCGGCGGCGATCACCCGCGCTCTCTCCCGGCTCGGCGAGCAAGCCGCCTACGCCGTGCGATCCAGCGCGACGGCGGAGGACCTGCCCACGGCCTCCTTCGCGGGCCAGCAGGACACATACCTGAACGTCGTGGGGCCGGCGGCGATCCTCCGGCACGTCGGGGGTTGCTGGGCGTCGCTGTTCAGTGAGCGGGCCGTGGCCTACCGCCTGCGGAACGGCTTCGATCACCGTACGGTCCATATGGCCGTGGTCGTGCAGCGCATGGTCTTCCCGAACGCGGCCGGCATCCTGTTCACGGCCGACCCCGTCACGGGCAATCGAAAGGTCTCCACGGTGGACGCCGGCTTCGGCCTCGGCGAGGCGCTGGTCTCCGGCCTGGTGAATCCGGACGTCTACAAGGTGCGCGACGGCGAGGTGGTCGCCAAGGCGGTCGGCACCAAGCGGCTCGCCATCCACGCCTCGCCGGCGGGCGGGACGCAGGAACAGGCGGTCGACCCCGGGAGGCAGGACCGGCCGGCGCTGACGGATGCGCAGGTCGTGCGGCTCACGCAGCTCGGGCGGCGGATCGAGGCGTATTTCGGCCGTCCGCAGGACATCGAATGGTGCCTGGCCGACGGCGACTTCCAGATCGTGCAGAGCCGGCCGATCACCACGCTGTTCCCCGTCCCCGCGGCCCAGGACGGGGAGAACCACGTCTACCTTTCCGTCGGCCACCAGCAGATGATGACCGACCCCATGAAGCCACTGGGCGTCTCCGTGTGGCAGTTGACGGCCATGGCACCGATGCTCGAGGCCGGCGGGCGGCTGTTCGTGGACGCCACCCCGCGGCTGGCCTCGCCCGTGAGCCGCGCCGGTTTCCTGGAGATGATGGGGAAATCCGATCCGCTGATCAGGGACGCGTTGGAGACCATCCTCGACCGTGGCTTCGTCCCGGAGCTTCCGGACGGCGGTCCTGGCGGGCCGCCGGCCGGCGGCCCGTCCGCCTCGATCGAGGCCGATCCGGCCATCGTCACCGAGCTGATCGAGCGTAGCCAGGAGTCCATCGCCGCCCTGCGCCGCGACATCGCGACGACGACCGGAGCGGCGCTGTTCGACTTCCTGCTGGAGGCCTTCCAGGAACACAAGCGGATCCTCGGTGACCCGTTGAGCATCCAGGCGATCATGGCGGGAATGGAGGCCACCTGGTGGCTCAACGACCGGCTGGAGGAGTGGCTGGGGGAGAAGAACGCGACCGACACCCTCACACTATCCGCCCCCGGCAACATCACGTCGGAGATGGGACTGGCGCTGCTCGACGTCGCGGACGTGATCCGCCCACATCCGGAGGTGGTGGCGTTCCTGCAAGGCGTCGAGGACGACGGCTTCCTGGCCGAGCTGCCGAGGCTTACCGGCGGGGCCGAAGCGCGCGACGCCATCGAGACCTACCTCGACCGGTACGGCATGCGCTGCGTCGGCGAGATCGACATCACGAGGCCGCGGTGGCGCGAACGCCCCACCACACTCGTACCCGTGCTCCTCGACCACATCAGGAACTTCGAGCCGGGCGCCGCCGGGCGGCGGTTCGAGCAAGGCCGGCAGACGGCGCAGAATAGGGCGCAGGAGGTGCTCGAACGTCTGCGGACACTGCCGGATGGGAAGCGGAAGGCCGCCGAGACCGAGCGAATGATCGACCGGGTCCGGACCTTCATCGGTTACCGGGAGTACCCGAAGTACGCCATCGTCAGCCGCTACTTCGTCTACAAGCAGGCCTTGCTCGCCGAGGCCGAGCGCCTCGTGCAGGCCGGCGTGACCTCCGAGAAGGAGGACGTCTTCTACCTCACGTTCCCGGAGTACCACGACGTCGTGCGCGCGCAGCAGGTCGATGTCGAGCTGATTCAACGGCGCAAGGACGAGTTCCGGTCGTACCACGCGCTTACCCCGCCCCGGGTGCTGACCTCGGATGGCGAGGTCATCACCGGTGCATACCGGCGCGACGACGTACCGCCCGGCGCCCTGATCGGCCTCCCGGTCTCCGCCGGAACCGTCGAAGGGCGCGCCCGCGTCATCCTGGACCTGGCCCAGGCCGATCTCGAACCGGGCGACATCCTCGTCACGGCCCACACGGACCCGAGCTGGACGCCCCTCTTCGTCGCCGCCGCAGGCCTGGTGACGGAGGTCGGAGGCCTGATGACACACGGCACCGTGATCGCCCGGGAGTACGGCCTCCCGGCCGTCGTGAGCGTGGTGGATGCCACCCGCCTGATCCCCGACGGGCAGCGCATCCGCGTCCACGGAAGCGACGGCTACATCGAGCTCCTGCTTGACCGCCCACTCACCGGCAGGGTCGAATCAGCCGGATGA
- a CDS encoding alpha/beta fold hydrolase has translation MPVASVSSDVQIAYETFGSPRDPAVLLVMGFGAQMIAWHEGLCQMLAEQGRYVIRYDNRDCGLSTTWEQHPVDLMAFIGAVSGGDILAAQKMIPYTLSDMAADGINLLTAVGIEHAHVVGASMGGMIAQRMAIEHPARIRTLTSMMSSTGEPEVGQSTPQAQQVLFTPRPADRNGYISAAERELVWASRRYPDVEGLRRLAASSYDRAYYPAGIPRQLGAMVLDGSRAGDLAKLQVPTLVIHGLDDTLIDPSGGRRTAELIPGAKLMLVPDMGHDRPRLLWADLVTAIADHTQEVDLTGSGRIAN, from the coding sequence GTGCCGGTAGCCAGCGTTTCCTCCGACGTTCAGATTGCCTACGAGACGTTCGGGAGCCCGCGCGATCCCGCGGTGCTGCTTGTCATGGGATTCGGAGCGCAGATGATCGCCTGGCACGAAGGCCTGTGCCAGATGCTCGCCGAGCAGGGGCGTTATGTGATCAGGTACGACAACCGGGACTGCGGCCTGTCCACGACGTGGGAACAACACCCGGTCGACCTGATGGCGTTCATCGGTGCGGTCAGCGGCGGTGACATTCTGGCAGCTCAGAAAATGATTCCCTACACCCTCTCGGACATGGCTGCCGACGGCATCAACCTGCTCACGGCGGTGGGGATCGAGCACGCGCACGTTGTCGGGGCCTCGATGGGCGGCATGATCGCCCAACGAATGGCGATCGAGCATCCAGCCCGAATCCGCACGCTGACATCCATGATGTCCTCGACCGGCGAACCCGAGGTGGGGCAGTCCACGCCGCAGGCTCAACAAGTCCTGTTCACCCCGAGACCAGCCGACCGCAACGGCTACATCTCCGCCGCCGAACGTGAGCTGGTGTGGGCGTCGCGCCGCTACCCCGATGTCGAGGGACTGCGGCGGTTGGCAGCGTCCAGCTACGACCGCGCTTACTACCCTGCCGGCATCCCACGCCAGCTCGGCGCGATGGTCCTGGACGGGTCCCGTGCCGGAGACCTCGCGAAACTACAGGTCCCGACCCTGGTCATTCATGGGCTGGACGACACCCTCATCGACCCCAGCGGGGGCAGGCGGACGGCCGAGCTCATCCCCGGCGCAAAGCTCATGCTAGTACCCGATATGGGACACGACCGCCCGAGATTACTCTGGGCCGACCTCGTCACCGCCATCGCCGACCACACACAAGAAGTCGACCTGACCGGCAGCGGCCGAATCGCCAACTGA
- a CDS encoding glycoside hydrolase family 26 protein encodes MRRSTIRKTVLSLTAVLAGIGAALAGPAGAHAAPGSADECVTDARLVPSCGVLWGAAAGGFTDAPRDAALKDWEKLSGRTASIFHAYHKGDEPFPTKSEMAMARDTTRPRVLLLNWKIAYGSTWAKVARGEQDARIDRFAARIKATFPEKFFLVLNHEPENDVIARKGSGWEAKDFAAMYRHTIVRLRAKGVTNAINVMAYMGNEKWMAQSWWADLYPGDDVVDWMGLDSYVSAEKGYYHYGMFADLLDRKPTGGGLGFYDWASSKHPSKPLMVAEWGVYHRVGKVTDKTAGFRSVLPELVKRPNIKAIVYFDTKHDDQGDRDISIDSTKANLAAFRKLAANPIFNVKIG; translated from the coding sequence TTGCGTCGCTCGACCATTCGTAAGACGGTGCTGTCGCTGACCGCAGTGCTCGCCGGGATCGGTGCGGCGCTCGCCGGGCCTGCCGGGGCGCACGCGGCACCTGGTTCCGCCGATGAATGTGTGACCGACGCCAGGCTGGTGCCGTCGTGTGGGGTGTTGTGGGGTGCCGCCGCGGGTGGTTTCACCGACGCGCCGCGCGATGCCGCGCTCAAGGACTGGGAGAAGCTGTCCGGTCGCACCGCGAGTATCTTCCACGCCTACCACAAGGGTGACGAGCCGTTCCCGACCAAGTCCGAGATGGCCATGGCGCGTGACACCACCCGGCCGCGGGTGCTGCTGCTGAACTGGAAGATCGCCTACGGGTCGACCTGGGCCAAGGTCGCCCGAGGTGAGCAGGACGCCCGCATCGACCGGTTCGCCGCCCGGATCAAGGCCACCTTCCCGGAGAAGTTCTTCCTGGTGCTCAACCACGAGCCGGAGAACGACGTGATCGCGCGTAAGGGGTCGGGCTGGGAGGCCAAGGACTTCGCCGCCATGTACCGCCACACCATCGTGCGGCTGCGGGCCAAGGGCGTGACGAATGCGATCAACGTGATGGCGTACATGGGTAACGAGAAGTGGATGGCGCAGTCCTGGTGGGCCGATCTGTACCCCGGTGACGACGTCGTGGACTGGATGGGTCTGGACTCCTACGTCAGCGCGGAGAAGGGCTACTACCACTACGGCATGTTCGCCGACCTGCTCGACCGTAAGCCCACCGGCGGTGGCCTCGGCTTCTACGACTGGGCGAGCAGCAAGCACCCGTCCAAGCCGTTGATGGTCGCCGAGTGGGGCGTCTACCACCGGGTCGGCAAGGTCACCGACAAGACCGCGGGTTTCCGGAGCGTGCTGCCGGAGCTGGTCAAGCGTCCGAACATCAAGGCCATCGTCTACTTCGACACCAAGCACGACGACCAGGGCGACCGCGACATCAGCATCGACAGCACCAAGGCCAACCTCGCCGCGTTCCGCAAGCTGGCCGCCAACCCGATCTTCAACGTCAAGATCGGCTGA